In one Brevibacillus choshinensis genomic region, the following are encoded:
- a CDS encoding DUF2167 domain-containing protein, with the protein MSKRSWLSFFTVLMISFGMLLPVAAEQTFNWVKSGTKVELENKFSFTVPEKMVYLNKEDTIKMEQQVGDIPTMREIGSVLPQEEADQWLLYMEYEETGHISDDEQNDIDAEELLQSYKDGTEEANKQRKPEDQFHVVGWNVEPTYDAKTHELEYSMLLESAQKEKFLNYKLQVLTRTGYVSFILVTDQEHLQADKQTLRASILKNFTVKEGHRYSDFDEKTDQVAEYGLTGLILGGLGLAAAKKLGLMALILAFAKKGWILIVVLIGAIAKFGKRLFGKKQTTENIEADEDKPSA; encoded by the coding sequence ATGAGTAAAAGATCGTGGCTATCATTCTTTACTGTACTGATGATTTCTTTCGGCATGTTACTGCCGGTTGCAGCAGAGCAAACATTCAATTGGGTCAAAAGTGGAACAAAGGTGGAGCTGGAAAATAAGTTTTCCTTCACAGTGCCGGAAAAAATGGTCTATCTCAATAAAGAGGATACGATCAAGATGGAGCAGCAGGTAGGCGACATTCCTACGATGAGAGAAATCGGGAGCGTCTTGCCGCAAGAAGAAGCAGATCAATGGCTCTTATATATGGAGTATGAAGAAACCGGACACATCAGTGATGACGAGCAAAATGACATTGATGCAGAGGAACTGTTGCAGAGTTACAAGGATGGGACAGAGGAGGCAAACAAGCAGCGGAAGCCGGAGGATCAATTTCATGTTGTCGGCTGGAATGTAGAACCGACCTATGACGCTAAAACCCATGAGTTGGAGTATTCAATGTTGCTGGAATCGGCACAAAAAGAGAAATTCCTGAACTACAAGCTGCAGGTGTTGACGAGAACAGGGTACGTGTCCTTTATTCTGGTGACGGATCAGGAACACTTACAAGCGGACAAGCAGACGCTGAGAGCGAGCATCCTCAAAAACTTTACGGTCAAGGAAGGCCATCGTTACAGCGACTTTGACGAGAAAACAGACCAAGTAGCCGAGTATGGACTGACAGGATTGATCTTGGGTGGGCTAGGTCTGGCCGCCGCCAAGAAGCTCGGGTTGATGGCTCTGATTCTGGCATTTGCCAAAAAAGGCTGGATTCTGATTGTCGTCTTGATTGGAGCAATCGCCAAGTTTGGAAAAAGACTGTTCGGCAAAAAGCAAACGACAGAGAACATTGAAGCGGACGAAGATAAGCCGTCAGCTTAA
- a CDS encoding RNA polymerase sigma-70 factor: protein MEALYQTYKGLLFRLAYQMTGSAVDAEDIVQDVFLKVHDLAWEEIEEPKAYLCKMTTNRCLDLLKSARKKRELYTGPWLPEPISEVYTDSYESVVQKDQLSYAMLVLLERLTPGERAVFVLREAFAFDYHDIAGLVGKSEANCRKIISRAKGKMGLSPDEPIVADEKEISHEWISRFLAAMEQGNIDILLTLLAKDAVLISDGGGKVSAALRPIVSGERVAQFLFGLMRKFSANQELGIELAAVNGQTALVLRIDGKLDTVVFLEIEQDAIRYLYFVRNPEKLQYL from the coding sequence GTGGAGGCTTTGTACCAAACCTATAAAGGACTGCTTTTCCGACTTGCTTATCAAATGACAGGCTCGGCTGTAGACGCGGAAGATATTGTTCAGGATGTTTTCCTGAAGGTGCACGATCTGGCTTGGGAGGAAATCGAAGAACCCAAAGCCTATCTGTGCAAAATGACCACCAACCGCTGCCTCGATTTGTTAAAATCCGCACGCAAAAAGCGGGAGCTCTACACGGGACCGTGGCTCCCTGAGCCCATCTCGGAAGTTTACACAGACAGCTATGAATCGGTTGTTCAGAAAGACCAGCTCTCCTATGCCATGCTCGTATTGCTGGAGCGACTCACTCCGGGAGAACGAGCGGTGTTTGTTCTGCGTGAAGCTTTTGCTTTTGATTATCACGATATCGCTGGTCTGGTCGGAAAAAGTGAAGCGAATTGCCGCAAGATCATCAGCCGGGCCAAAGGCAAAATGGGGCTTTCGCCAGATGAACCGATCGTCGCCGACGAAAAAGAAATCAGCCACGAATGGATTAGCCGATTTCTGGCTGCGATGGAGCAGGGCAACATTGATATATTGCTTACCTTGCTGGCAAAAGATGCTGTTCTCATCTCCGACGGCGGAGGCAAAGTTTCTGCTGCTCTTCGTCCGATCGTTTCTGGAGAGCGAGTGGCACAGTTCCTATTCGGCTTGATGCGCAAATTCTCAGCAAATCAGGAGTTGGGTATCGAACTCGCTGCAGTAAATGGCCAGACTGCACTTGTCCTCCGAATCGATGGAAAATTGGATACCGTGGTATTTCTGGAGATCGAGCAAGATGCCATCCGTTATCTCTACTTCGTCAGAAACCCGGAGAAGCTGCAGTATCTATAA
- a CDS encoding efflux RND transporter periplasmic adaptor subunit translates to MEKKKPNRKVILLSVVMMIAAVVGYYGYQGYFYVKTEDAMVTGDIYKIAPKVAGKLKTVRIDEGSEVESGQIIAEQEQVNVASNVQLENITIRSPISGVILQRAAKEGEVVGAGNTVALVVDKRQLYVQANVEETEAGYIQIGQEVEISLDMYPGRTFTGSVTKIGQATQSTFSLLPPTNAGGNFTKVTQRIPIKIAFTEGPYDFQPGLNAKVTIHVR, encoded by the coding sequence ATGGAAAAAAAGAAACCGAATCGGAAGGTCATTTTGCTGTCAGTCGTGATGATGATTGCAGCAGTCGTCGGATATTACGGTTATCAAGGCTACTTCTACGTGAAGACAGAGGATGCGATGGTGACAGGAGACATTTACAAAATCGCACCGAAAGTCGCTGGAAAGCTCAAGACTGTGCGGATCGATGAAGGCAGCGAGGTAGAGAGTGGGCAGATCATTGCCGAACAAGAGCAAGTGAATGTCGCGAGTAATGTCCAATTGGAGAACATCACCATCCGTTCTCCTATAAGTGGGGTCATCTTGCAGCGGGCAGCCAAGGAAGGTGAAGTGGTCGGTGCTGGCAATACCGTCGCTTTGGTCGTCGACAAACGACAGCTGTACGTTCAGGCGAATGTGGAAGAGACAGAGGCGGGCTACATTCAGATCGGGCAAGAGGTGGAGATCTCGTTGGATATGTATCCCGGTCGCACGTTCACAGGTAGCGTAACAAAAATCGGGCAGGCGACCCAATCGACCTTTTCTTTGTTGCCGCCGACCAATGCAGGTGGCAACTTTACCAAAGTGACGCAGCGGATTCCGATCAAGATTGCCTTTACCGAAGGACCTTACGACTTTCAGCCCGGTTTGAATGCCAAGGTCACCATTCACGTGAGATAA
- a CDS encoding DHA2 family efflux MFS transporter permease subunit, with amino-acid sequence MNPQENFWPGVFAIVLGTFMAVLDTSIVNVAIPEMMHVFGASTEEIQWVVTSYTLTMAAVIPLAGYVGIRFGIKKSYLASLLLFTVGSLLCGLAWSNGSMIVARIIQAAGGGLMMTIGQSMIQLVVPREKMGPAMGVFGISVFVAPAVGPTLSGYFVQHMDWRFIFTVNIPFGIVAMLLVWRFLREGEVKKEHPFDLAGFIWSATALVSLLLAVTKGEEKGWDSFFIVSLFLTALISGAMFVARELSTGQPLVDIRLLANRDFTLGLLVNSMIMVGNFGVIYLLPIYSENMLGKTAMDTGLLMLPQAIASGIVTPISGMLAARVGLKPMIVVGLIFCLVPGFLISHVDLDTDVSTLHWLLAVRGIGLGMCLMTSMQIPLLAVSDPARVPAASVITNISRQVATSIGIASLISLFSRRSIEHAVHASEQVTATQPSVMTALEQWQQMYLAKGLSVQEAATSALQLMGQLVKKYAAIQALQDSLLMAALILVVALLIMLIVKENKAALQPSKEQPSQPAMLD; translated from the coding sequence ATGAATCCGCAGGAAAATTTTTGGCCCGGTGTTTTTGCCATCGTGTTGGGGACGTTCATGGCCGTTTTAGATACGAGTATCGTCAATGTCGCCATTCCCGAGATGATGCATGTCTTTGGAGCTTCGACTGAGGAAATTCAGTGGGTCGTCACTAGCTACACGTTGACGATGGCGGCAGTCATTCCTCTCGCGGGGTACGTCGGCATCCGGTTCGGGATCAAGAAAAGCTATCTCGCCAGTCTGCTTTTGTTTACGGTAGGTTCCCTTCTCTGTGGATTGGCATGGAGCAACGGCAGCATGATCGTAGCGAGGATCATCCAGGCGGCAGGGGGAGGGCTGATGATGACGATCGGTCAGTCCATGATTCAGCTCGTAGTGCCTCGAGAAAAGATGGGGCCAGCGATGGGGGTATTCGGGATTTCGGTATTTGTCGCTCCTGCGGTAGGTCCGACACTGAGTGGTTATTTCGTGCAGCATATGGATTGGCGGTTCATTTTTACGGTCAATATTCCCTTTGGGATCGTGGCGATGCTGTTGGTCTGGCGGTTTTTGCGCGAGGGGGAAGTGAAAAAGGAGCATCCCTTTGACCTCGCTGGCTTCATCTGGTCGGCCACGGCGCTCGTCAGTCTCTTGCTCGCAGTTACCAAAGGGGAGGAAAAAGGCTGGGATTCCTTTTTTATCGTCTCCCTGTTTCTCACGGCACTGATCAGTGGGGCGATGTTCGTAGCTCGTGAGCTATCGACGGGCCAGCCTTTGGTAGACATCCGACTGCTCGCCAATCGAGACTTTACCCTGGGGCTTTTGGTGAACAGCATGATCATGGTCGGTAATTTTGGAGTCATTTATCTGCTGCCGATCTATTCGGAAAACATGCTGGGCAAAACGGCGATGGACACAGGGCTGCTGATGCTGCCGCAGGCGATCGCGTCGGGTATCGTGACACCAATCAGTGGGATGCTGGCTGCGCGGGTCGGATTGAAGCCGATGATTGTGGTGGGACTGATCTTTTGCCTTGTACCGGGATTCTTGATTTCTCATGTAGATTTGGACACGGACGTATCCACACTTCACTGGCTTCTCGCTGTACGCGGCATTGGGCTCGGTATGTGCCTGATGACTTCGATGCAGATTCCATTGCTGGCCGTCTCAGATCCGGCACGCGTTCCGGCAGCATCGGTTATAACGAATATTTCGCGCCAGGTCGCGACTTCCATTGGTATTGCCAGTCTGATCAGTCTGTTTTCGCGGCGTAGCATCGAACATGCGGTGCATGCCAGTGAACAGGTGACAGCGACCCAACCGTCCGTGATGACTGCCTTGGAGCAGTGGCAGCAAATGTATCTAGCAAAAGGGCTTTCTGTGCAGGAAGCGGCTACTTCGGCCCTGCAGCTCATGGGACAATTGGTCAAAAAATACGCTGCCATTCAGGCATTGCAGGACAGTCTGCTCATGGCGGCATTGATCCTAGTTGTGGCATTACTCATCATGTTGATCGTGAAAGAGAACAAAGCAGCATTACAACCATCAAAAGAACAACCATCCCAGCCTGCGATGCTGGATTAA
- a CDS encoding HlyD family secretion protein, whose protein sequence is MGMRKWSYTMAGIALMVVMAGCGTVQPVALTADANQGQQATQASDQLRAFTGKVEGIEEVTIYAKSSGRVANVFRDTGDEIQAGAPLFGLEQEELAASLRIAKADLALAKAKWEEAKKGTRTEEVLYAQAGWQQANQKYLDLKNGKRPEEMAQLEASYQSAKTNVELTAAKRDRTQALFAQGAVSKQAWEDAQSAYSQAEAQYRRSEEDLAMAKQGATQPTLQAMQANVEQMKAMYDKAKKGATPEQIAQYAAGVERAQAAVDNAEYQLKNATITSPIKGYLSAKSIHAGEMISPSFAAMTVVNTEKVYVVMGVAEKDLERFALGKEVDVAIDALHKSMRGNVERISPKADAGTDTFTVKIVIENKDGALRSGMTGIVSL, encoded by the coding sequence ATGGGAATGCGTAAATGGAGTTACACAATGGCTGGGATTGCTCTGATGGTCGTAATGGCTGGCTGTGGCACGGTGCAGCCTGTAGCGTTGACTGCCGATGCGAATCAAGGTCAGCAGGCCACGCAAGCCAGCGATCAGCTTCGCGCCTTTACTGGTAAGGTGGAGGGAATCGAGGAAGTGACCATCTACGCCAAGTCATCAGGGAGAGTAGCCAATGTGTTTCGTGATACCGGGGATGAGATCCAGGCAGGTGCTCCACTTTTTGGCTTGGAGCAGGAAGAGCTCGCGGCGAGCTTGCGAATCGCAAAGGCTGATTTGGCCTTAGCAAAAGCCAAATGGGAGGAAGCAAAAAAAGGGACACGAACGGAGGAAGTGCTCTACGCCCAAGCAGGATGGCAGCAGGCGAATCAGAAGTACCTGGATTTGAAAAACGGCAAACGACCGGAAGAAATGGCACAGCTCGAAGCGTCGTATCAGTCGGCAAAAACAAACGTGGAGCTGACTGCAGCGAAAAGAGATCGCACGCAAGCTCTTTTTGCCCAAGGGGCGGTCTCCAAGCAGGCGTGGGAAGATGCCCAATCTGCCTATTCCCAGGCAGAGGCCCAGTATCGTCGGAGTGAGGAAGATCTGGCGATGGCAAAGCAAGGGGCGACGCAGCCGACCTTGCAGGCGATGCAAGCCAATGTAGAGCAGATGAAGGCGATGTATGACAAGGCGAAAAAAGGAGCTACCCCAGAACAAATCGCCCAGTACGCCGCCGGAGTGGAGCGGGCGCAGGCAGCTGTGGACAACGCGGAGTACCAGCTGAAAAATGCGACCATCACGAGCCCGATCAAAGGGTACTTGAGCGCCAAAAGTATCCACGCAGGTGAAATGATCAGCCCGAGTTTCGCTGCCATGACGGTGGTCAATACGGAAAAGGTCTATGTCGTGATGGGGGTAGCAGAGAAAGACTTGGAACGTTTTGCATTAGGAAAAGAAGTCGATGTGGCAATAGATGCACTGCACAAGAGCATGCGCGGGAATGTAGAAAGAATCAGTCCCAAAGCAGATGCGGGAACGGACACGTTTACCGTCAAAATCGTCATCGAGAACAAGGACGGAGCCCTGCGCTCCGGAATGACGGGGATCGTCAGCCTGTGA
- a CDS encoding DUF1254 domain-containing protein → MKRYIRNAMLAVLVSSIFSLSLLPTHSMLAASDRKRAVIPIQQLSQSQENLAYSLGIQAYLYGYPLVVVAKTMGDMTRSLAPLNQFAYSESLASPAFHDIVTPNSDTLYLNAWLDLSQSPVLLQVPENPQNRYYTVQMLDAYTNTFHNESNRSTKQQARQSLIVGPSWKGPLPANVSKIYAPTNTVWLVGRVEVKGEQDLTQAVDFEKQIQIKPWPQQKKTSSADTSPAVPADALTSLTFFRVMTDMIRKNPPPACDFVLLNQLALAGIDVQSGFDSSRVNPASLAGLERTLRDAPSIVKNGFLPYTTVKNGWASFSPIGTYGDQFLARAFVAYSGLAANVPEEEAYYRAYTDNHNRWLTGEKTYTLHFDRDQLPKTSAFWSINVYNNQLYLAQTESNRSSVRSNNGTLRLNPDGSLDIAIQKSPPSNKDVNWLPVPAGPFNLVLRVFAPAPGSLGPQHTWPAVREIH, encoded by the coding sequence ATGAAAAGGTATATCCGCAACGCCATGCTAGCTGTCCTAGTCTCGTCCATTTTCTCGCTAAGCTTGCTTCCCACTCACAGCATGCTTGCGGCTTCGGATCGAAAAAGGGCTGTCATTCCTATTCAGCAGCTCTCCCAATCCCAAGAAAACCTCGCGTACTCGCTGGGGATTCAAGCGTACCTATACGGCTATCCGCTCGTCGTCGTAGCCAAAACGATGGGAGACATGACTCGCAGCCTGGCGCCGCTCAATCAGTTTGCCTACAGCGAATCACTGGCATCACCCGCCTTTCACGACATCGTCACGCCTAACTCTGACACTCTCTACTTGAACGCTTGGCTCGATTTATCTCAATCACCCGTTCTGCTCCAGGTGCCTGAAAATCCACAGAACCGTTACTATACCGTGCAAATGCTGGACGCCTACACAAATACGTTTCACAATGAATCCAACCGTTCTACGAAACAACAGGCGCGGCAAAGCCTCATCGTCGGCCCCAGCTGGAAGGGACCTCTTCCTGCCAATGTCTCGAAAATCTACGCACCAACCAATACGGTCTGGCTCGTGGGCCGAGTCGAAGTGAAGGGCGAGCAGGACCTCACGCAAGCGGTCGATTTTGAAAAGCAGATCCAAATCAAACCGTGGCCACAACAAAAGAAGACAAGCTCTGCTGACACTTCACCTGCCGTGCCAGCGGATGCGTTGACTTCCCTGACTTTCTTTCGTGTGATGACAGACATGATTCGCAAAAATCCTCCTCCAGCCTGTGATTTTGTCCTGCTCAATCAACTTGCTTTGGCGGGCATTGACGTGCAATCTGGCTTTGATTCATCACGAGTCAATCCAGCGAGTCTGGCAGGACTGGAGCGCACGTTGCGAGATGCCCCAAGCATCGTGAAAAACGGTTTCCTTCCGTATACTACCGTTAAAAACGGCTGGGCCTCTTTCTCGCCAATCGGCACGTACGGGGACCAATTTCTAGCCCGTGCATTCGTCGCCTACTCCGGACTGGCCGCAAACGTACCTGAAGAGGAAGCTTACTATCGTGCCTACACAGACAATCACAATCGATGGCTGACAGGGGAAAAGACGTACACGCTTCATTTTGATCGCGACCAGCTCCCCAAGACGTCAGCCTTCTGGTCTATCAATGTGTACAACAATCAACTGTACCTGGCACAGACCGAGTCCAATCGCTCATCAGTCCGCAGCAACAATGGCACCTTGCGACTCAATCCAGACGGCTCCCTCGACATCGCGATTCAAAAGTCACCTCCGTCAAACAAGGACGTCAACTGGCTCCCGGTTCCGGCTGGACCATTTAATCTCGTTCTGCGAGTCTTTGCGCCTGCCCCCGGATCGCTGGGACCTCAGCATACTTGGCCCGCTGTTCGGGAAATCCACTAG
- a CDS encoding iron-containing alcohol dehydrogenase, with protein MKAYSYFCSTRIEMGKEKTKELPELLNSLEMGTSILLVSDPGVIRAGLVTPIQSALEEAGFRVTLFDGLSQNPRDTECLEGAALFREVAADVVVAIGGGSAMDTGKTIALCGPNGGTPADYADGRLSYSNIAPIVCVPTTAGTGSEVTRSAVITEETTHRKMTLKHAALRPTLAVLDPVLTYSVPPAVTAATGVDALVHAIEGYTCKVTNPISQALGAKAMQTIAAALPAVYANGQDEEARHAMLEGSLMAGLCFGSADVAAVHCLAEALGGLYDTPHGVANSVFLPYVLKFNATENKPMHARLARYMGFAVDADSDDQAIDKLIGGIAALTESLNIPKLKDLPGIKKEDFPRIVELSMKNGSTPSNVRTITAEDYLAILEEAYRS; from the coding sequence ATGAAAGCATACAGCTATTTTTGCTCGACTCGCATCGAGATGGGGAAGGAAAAAACGAAAGAGCTGCCGGAACTGTTGAACTCACTAGAAATGGGGACTTCGATCCTGCTGGTCAGTGACCCTGGCGTTATTCGTGCGGGATTGGTGACTCCCATTCAATCTGCGTTAGAAGAAGCGGGCTTTCGCGTGACGTTGTTTGATGGACTCAGCCAAAATCCCCGGGATACGGAATGTCTGGAGGGAGCTGCACTGTTTCGCGAGGTTGCCGCAGATGTCGTGGTAGCCATCGGGGGAGGGAGTGCGATGGATACAGGCAAAACGATCGCGCTGTGCGGACCGAATGGTGGGACACCTGCTGATTATGCAGACGGTCGCCTCTCGTATTCGAACATCGCTCCGATTGTATGCGTACCGACTACGGCGGGTACAGGCTCCGAAGTGACTCGATCAGCGGTTATCACAGAAGAGACCACCCATCGGAAAATGACGTTGAAGCACGCAGCCCTGCGCCCTACGCTGGCTGTGCTCGATCCGGTACTGACCTATAGCGTACCACCGGCTGTTACAGCGGCTACAGGGGTGGATGCTTTGGTGCACGCAATCGAAGGCTACACCTGCAAGGTGACCAACCCGATCTCCCAAGCACTCGGAGCAAAAGCGATGCAAACGATCGCGGCCGCACTTCCAGCCGTGTATGCCAATGGACAAGACGAAGAGGCGCGTCATGCCATGCTGGAGGGTAGTCTGATGGCAGGGCTATGCTTTGGTTCTGCCGACGTGGCAGCTGTTCATTGCCTGGCGGAAGCACTGGGAGGACTGTACGATACCCCGCATGGCGTAGCCAACTCGGTGTTCTTGCCCTATGTACTCAAGTTCAACGCGACAGAAAACAAGCCGATGCATGCCCGTTTAGCCCGTTATATGGGATTTGCCGTCGATGCAGATTCAGACGATCAGGCCATCGACAAGCTGATCGGAGGAATTGCCGCATTAACCGAGAGTCTGAATATTCCCAAGCTAAAAGACTTGCCTGGCATCAAGAAAGAGGATTTCCCACGGATTGTGGAGCTGTCAATGAAAAACGGCTCTACCCCGAGCAACGTCCGCACCATTACGGCTGAAGATTACTTGGCTATCTTGGAGGAAGCGTACCGTTCATAG
- a CDS encoding DedA family protein, with protein sequence MEQHLDLFLMKFGYVGIFFALALGVLGVPIPDEVLMTYAGYAVSRGVLHMPYTILSAFLGASAGISISYFIGLKWGLPLLLKVGPYLHISPKKIESTQKLFARYGSYLLLVGYFLPGVRHITAYLAGIATMDFRRFAIFSYSGALIWSMTFLLLGRALEREWYKVVVYIRHYGITFLLIAAALALATYLIVKWRQNIRSG encoded by the coding sequence GTGGAACAGCATTTGGATCTATTTCTGATGAAATTCGGATATGTGGGGATCTTTTTTGCGTTGGCGTTGGGTGTCCTGGGTGTTCCGATTCCAGATGAAGTGTTGATGACGTATGCGGGCTACGCGGTTTCCCGTGGAGTGCTGCACATGCCATACACGATTCTCAGTGCATTTCTGGGGGCCTCGGCGGGTATCTCGATTAGTTACTTCATCGGTCTGAAATGGGGATTGCCTCTTCTTCTCAAGGTGGGTCCGTACCTGCACATCTCACCGAAAAAAATTGAGTCCACCCAAAAGCTGTTTGCGCGCTATGGCTCGTACCTGTTGCTCGTCGGTTATTTTTTGCCAGGCGTTCGTCATATTACCGCTTATTTGGCCGGGATCGCAACGATGGATTTTCGTCGTTTTGCAATCTTTTCTTATTCCGGAGCGCTCATCTGGAGCATGACTTTTTTGCTGCTGGGCAGAGCCTTGGAGCGTGAGTGGTACAAAGTGGTTGTCTACATCCGTCACTATGGAATTACGTTTCTGTTGATTGCGGCAGCACTCGCTCTCGCAACATACCTCATCGTAAAATGGCGTCAAAACATCCGGTCAGGCTGA
- a CDS encoding phosphatase PAP2 family protein, whose protein sequence is MNQTKLPSLSRKTRQYVWFCVLFIVAFVYAFAKLGSEMLEQELSLFDSAVIGWVQSGISPALTSFMLFITFLGSTSALLMVITVAAGLMWWQKKRWEALFLVIALGGGVLFNLVLKWSYHRERPSILRLVEEEGFSFPSGHSMASFILYGMIGILLYLFVVSRAAKVAIVVIVVALILLIGTSRIYLGVHYPSDVLAGYTAGGAWLAICLLGLRLVVEKRKGKMEK, encoded by the coding sequence ATGAACCAGACGAAGCTGCCTTCGCTCTCCAGAAAAACTAGACAATATGTATGGTTCTGCGTCCTCTTCATCGTCGCATTTGTATATGCGTTTGCCAAATTGGGTAGTGAGATGCTCGAGCAAGAGCTGAGTTTATTTGATTCCGCTGTGATCGGGTGGGTCCAATCTGGGATATCACCTGCTCTGACGTCCTTTATGCTCTTTATTACGTTTCTCGGCTCTACGTCGGCACTTTTGATGGTCATCACTGTCGCAGCAGGATTGATGTGGTGGCAAAAAAAGCGCTGGGAGGCGTTATTTCTTGTGATTGCATTAGGGGGAGGCGTGCTGTTTAATCTGGTGCTCAAATGGAGCTATCACCGGGAGAGACCTAGTATTTTGCGGTTAGTGGAGGAAGAGGGCTTCAGCTTTCCGAGTGGACATTCTATGGCTTCCTTTATCCTGTATGGAATGATCGGTATTCTGCTCTACTTGTTCGTCGTTTCCCGAGCGGCCAAGGTGGCGATTGTGGTGATCGTAGTCGCTCTCATTCTTCTCATCGGGACGAGCCGCATCTATTTGGGGGTGCATTACCCGAGTGATGTCTTGGCTGGCTATACGGCTGGAGGGGCATGGCTAGCCATCTGTTTACTGGGGCTGAGACTAGTTGTAGAAAAAAGAAAGGGGAAAATGGAAAAATAG
- a CDS encoding vWA domain-containing protein, translating to MRKIMKVSTITILVASMAGCSFGGQSSPQSAATAQAGGGQNQLAARTESSMSQAAPRSSMADTAHMKRQSVPPPSRTDSMYFKNYGTNPFISTDEDNLSTFAADVDTGSYTVTRSYIQEGSLPPPDAVRVEEFINYFPANYPAPKQQTFGIQVDGGPSPFGSGYQLVRVGIKGKEIALENRKAAHLVFVIDVSGSMDQENRLELVKKSLRVLVDQLSPTDTVGIVVYGSQGRVVLDPTSAENRRAILSAIDELQPEGSTNAEEGLQLGYEMAARSFERGAINRVILCSDGVANVGETGANGILRSIEDYARKEINLSTFGFGMDNYNDVLMEQLADKGEGQYAYIDSFSEARRVFTEALTGTLQTIARDVKIQVEFDPKAVDRYRLLGYENRDVRDEDFRNDRTDAGEVGSGHTVTALYEVKVKNEEAGKLGDVRIRYHNVSTKQVEEVSHPLQIQSKLSTELQFLASVAEFAEILRESYWAREDGSLRNVLKLAESSATGEQQLEFVRMVKDSLAIRGK from the coding sequence ATGAGAAAAATAATGAAAGTTAGCACGATCACGATTTTGGTCGCTTCCATGGCCGGGTGCAGCTTTGGCGGGCAGAGCTCCCCACAGTCAGCAGCAACAGCGCAAGCCGGTGGAGGACAAAATCAGTTGGCTGCACGGACAGAAAGCTCCATGAGTCAGGCTGCCCCACGTAGTAGCATGGCAGACACCGCCCACATGAAAAGGCAGTCTGTACCTCCTCCGTCAAGAACTGACTCCATGTACTTTAAAAACTATGGCACCAATCCCTTTATCTCCACGGATGAAGACAACCTTTCCACATTTGCCGCCGATGTTGATACCGGCTCCTACACCGTCACCCGCAGTTATATCCAGGAAGGTTCACTTCCACCTCCAGATGCCGTCCGCGTAGAAGAATTTATCAACTATTTTCCTGCGAACTACCCAGCTCCCAAGCAGCAAACGTTTGGCATTCAAGTAGATGGAGGCCCTTCTCCTTTTGGCTCGGGCTATCAATTGGTACGCGTCGGAATTAAAGGAAAAGAGATCGCCCTTGAAAACAGAAAAGCGGCACACCTCGTTTTTGTCATCGACGTCTCCGGATCAATGGATCAGGAGAACCGACTAGAGCTGGTCAAAAAGAGCTTGCGCGTCCTGGTCGATCAGCTTTCGCCAACCGATACAGTGGGAATCGTCGTCTACGGATCGCAAGGCCGTGTCGTTCTCGACCCCACCTCCGCTGAAAACAGGCGTGCGATCCTCTCTGCAATTGACGAGCTCCAGCCCGAAGGATCTACCAATGCAGAAGAAGGCTTGCAGCTAGGCTACGAAATGGCAGCCAGATCCTTTGAACGCGGTGCGATTAATCGCGTCATTCTCTGCTCGGATGGGGTCGCAAACGTGGGCGAGACAGGAGCCAATGGAATATTGCGCTCGATCGAGGACTACGCCCGCAAGGAAATCAACCTCAGCACATTCGGATTCGGCATGGACAACTACAATGACGTGTTGATGGAACAGCTGGCAGACAAGGGTGAGGGACAGTATGCCTACATTGATTCCTTTTCCGAAGCTCGCCGCGTCTTTACCGAAGCGTTGACCGGGACGCTGCAAACTATTGCCCGCGATGTGAAAATTCAAGTCGAGTTTGACCCGAAGGCAGTGGATCGCTATCGCCTCCTCGGATATGAAAATCGGGATGTGCGTGACGAGGACTTCCGCAACGACAGGACAGATGCGGGAGAAGTCGGCTCGGGGCACACGGTGACCGCTCTCTATGAAGTGAAAGTAAAGAATGAAGAGGCTGGCAAGCTAGGCGACGTCCGCATTCGCTACCACAACGTCTCTACCAAACAGGTAGAGGAAGTGAGCCACCCTCTGCAGATCCAATCAAAGCTCTCCACCGAGCTGCAATTTTTGGCCTCTGTAGCCGAATTTGCGGAAATCTTGCGGGAGAGCTACTGGGCAAGGGAGGACGGCTCCCTGCGCAATGTATTGAAGCTGGCCGAATCGTCGGCTACAGGCGAGCAGCAGCTGGAATTTGTCCGGATGGTCAAGGATAGCCTCGCCATTCGAGGCAAGTAA